One genomic region from Bombyx mori chromosome 6, ASM3026992v2 encodes:
- the LOC101743595 gene encoding A-kinase anchor protein 14, whose translation MKSFIVFTALLACTAAAPGLLLHETPVVAAVHTPVIHTVPIVAAKTTVTKSSQVVNHGSTLVHSAPVVHAAPVVHAAHVVHAAPVVHTVTAPVVHTVPIVHTAPVVVKTAPAAIAHSSSVVHHHTPIVKTLPLIAVHH comes from the exons atgaaatccttc ATTGTTTTCACCGCACTCCTGGCCTGCACCGCCGCTGCACCCGGCCTGCTCCTCCACGAAACCCCAGTGGTAGCTGCTGTCCATACTCCAGTTATCCACACTGTCCCCATCGTGGCCGCTAAGACCACTGTGACCAAGAGCAGCCAAGTTGTCAACCATGGTTCCACTCTGGTACATTCCGCCCCTGTGGTCCATGCCGCACCCGTGGTTCATGCCGCACACGTGGTCCATGCCGCACCCGTGGTCCACACTGTCACTGCCCCAGTTGTCCACACGGTCCCAATCGTCCACACCGCTCCTGTAGTTGTGAAGACCGCCCCCGCTGCCATCGCTCACAGTTCCTCCGTGGTGCACCACCACACTCCCATCGTCAAGACTTTGCCCCTGATCGCTGTTCATCattga